The following is a genomic window from Brassica napus cultivar Da-Ae unplaced genomic scaffold, Da-Ae ScsIHWf_112;HRSCAF=197, whole genome shotgun sequence.
TTTTCTTTTACCCTTACCACCAAAGTACCGTGAAAGATATGTCGTGAACTTGTGCTTTGGTCTAGATGGTATTCAGTTTAAGGCAATAACGAgcttatgaattttttttataataatttgataTTCGGTTTAAACTTTATtagagaataaaaataatttatcatgATAGTTTTgaattggtatatatatatatatatattaataagtaACTTTGAGAtaattatgtatgtatataCGGGCGaaacacttaatatatatattaagcaaaaaaaaatatattttataaagcaaaaagataatttatatatatatattggttgttatccaaaaaagaaaattcttaatcataaaaattaaaataaaaaacataggcAAAACGTTTAGtagaaaaagtatttttttttctttttttatatgttcaAATAAAATTTCACGAGACTAAGTCGTGTAGTTAAACCGATATAAACCATACTTTGGATCTCATTTGAATATCCAAAAAGAAAATCCATCCGTGTGTTATACTTCCGGTTTAAAGATTAGTGTGAACTCTTCCATAGACCATGAATACCCCgtaaaaaaacaaagacaacgTTTTCCATCTGTATATTTGTCTCTTTCCATATTGTCGTGATATCAAAAGAACAGTAAGGTCTTTTTGGTTCTGTATACTCTTCTTTTTTATACAGGaaggaaacaacaacaaaataatttGATATTGATACAAACCTTAGAGAGATAAGAGAAAGCTGTTGAAGATTGAGATAAGCAGCGAAGAGCCATGACAAATGTTGTATGAGCTTGTTGTTCACCAAACTGAAACTCTTAAGATAAATTGTTTTTGTACGATTCTATTTTTTAGAGGTTATAGAAAAAGAATAATGAGCTTGTGCTGACATTGAAGAAAATATTCGTGATACTACAAAGagggagagagaagagaagacatGAACATTGGTATAAATATAGAGAGAGTAGAGGACAATAGAGAAATTTACAACTATAACGTTTAGTGCTATTAGTACTTGTATTTATACTAACTTTGTGAAACCACTTTTCTTTACCATTACCACCAATGTACCTTAGAAAGATATGTCGTGAACTTGTGCTTGGTCTGGATGGTATTCAATTTGTTGTCCAAACAGCGAGAAACTGAAAAAGTGTGGTTACAGTTGAGCCTTGACTCTATCATGTCACGTAAAATATCAATGGGGAACTAAATGTATACCAACTTTTAGTTCCTTTCATcaattaaatgttttattttcatattctatTTTTGATAATGCTATATACTACTGAGGCCATCCAATTTATATTCTTGTCTCTTCATTTTCGATACAATATTGTCGAAAGTTTGCATATATGGGTGGTTGCAAGAGTTCGCCAATTTTGAATATCTACACGGTAGATGCAGAGAAGTTGGACAAGTATAGATTGTAGGTGGTATGTATCCTATGTATCCTTCGCGATGCTCTTATTAGTAACATTTACTCAACTAACGGATGATATTTTTTTGATCCACTGCCTGCGATTACTTAAgagatttttctttaaaagttGGATATTTGGAGGTTTAGCATTTGATTAATTTGTATGACTGATACTTTTGAACTATAGCTAATTGTATAATCTAGTAATTAATAATCAAACTACAGATCCGATGTATTATACTACTACTGATTTGACAAGATCCACTATACAAGTTATTTACTTAATAAGAAATATTAGTATGTGATTTAACCTAAGCATACTAAAATTAGCGAAGTTTGGTGAGATGACTGAAAAGGATGTGAGATAcgaaatgaaatattttgatacatataaaCTTTGCGTGTCAACTTGTAAAATTGATTTTGTAAAACCATCCAAAACTTAATTTCCTTTGCTATAGCTGATGTGAGGATGTTTAACTATCTCTTGCCTTTGTAATccttgaatttaaatttaatgaaaGTTGTGTTCCAAAAAACCATCCAAATCATTTATCCATCTGTTAACCTCTTAGCTAAacccatatatttttttttattttcacaacCGTTGTAAATTCGTGGACCAATATATCTAGGCTGTGATTGGTATTCAGTggagtaaaaatgaaaaaagaagttgaagaatggaaaaaagaaaagaaaaataggctgaaaacaaagaaaaataggCTGAAAACAAGTTTTGCTTAATTGGGTAAAAGTAGAGTAACTTAGCAGAAATATATCTTACTCTACTTTATTATCGCTAAGAAGTACTTTCAAATCAcactttaaatatttatgaattatgTATAGTACTGTCTTGACTTGGGTTTTGAAGCATTTGAGTTCTTTGGGGGCTGCAAGTAACGAATAATAATGAAGAGAAATCATTATAGTAAATTCATCTTGCGCAAGACATACGAAGATAAGGGCATGTATCTTACCACTGTCTATATAGTCTATACGACAGAAAATGCATTCTCAACTCTACTTATCAAGTGTGTGTATAAATTCAAAGATCTACAAAGTCTTTGAATGCCCTatcagaaaaaacaaaaaaaaacaacaacaacaaagttcTTCACATAATTACTCTCCCAACTAACAACTTCCACTGTGTAACAACCTCTAAACTTGATGCTAGTTTTAGAGGAACCGTTCAAAGATTTATCGCTCACAATACCATTCAGGCTAGTGTTCATCCTCATAATACCATTAGTCATTCATgctcaaatttgaaaaaaaaaaagtcaattcAGCTGTAGCAGATGTCATACAATACATGATTGAAAATTTGAGTCAGGTTTATTAGAAGATAACAAGTCCTACAAGTCTCCTTGAGACTATCAAAGATAGGAAGATGAAATATATAGATCACAACAGCTCTAGGAATCCGAGCAAAAAGCCGGAGATGATTCCAACTCTTAAAAAAGTTTCAAAGAAGAAAGACCCAGTTACATGTCttcttgaaaagaaaaaaaaaagtcaagaaAGTTTGGAGTGCGGTTGTTCAAGGGAATTCCACTCCCAGAGCATCCACACAATCGACGTGCCTGTTACATACATCAAAAATAAACGCAGTATTGGGATCATTCACACAATGAACGCAACCTACATTAACTGATTGAATACAAGAGTGGGTGATGTAATGTCTGGTGATTTCCACAAGCCATACCTGCGAAGAAGGCCACGGTTGAGAGATTGGCGACGGTCATTGTATGGTAGAAGAGGTACTCAGTCAGGAAATGGCCTAAGGCGTAGATGAATGAGAGAAAGGTAGCCAAGTATAACGGTTTATTTTCGGGGTTGAATGCACAAAGAAAGCAGAGAGTGCATGTCAAGAGTGTCCATACTCCGAACGTACGTCCATGTACTTCACTCACTGCAAAACAGTTAAACAGAAGAAAGAACATCTTGAGTCATGAGGACGGGACTATTACTGTAAACCATAAGGAGCCATAGGAAGCCTAAAGTTAGAGACTTCAACTATGTGAATCAGTCTTTTCTGgataaataaactttttttgtttcctcAGATGATGCAAAATtgttactatattttttttgttacaagaaACAATAAACTAAACACTTGGGTGACCTTACTTACAATCACATGAAAACAATGTTCCGTACACAATCCCTTTGCAGAAATCATGCATCACAAATTACAAAGGAAACGACACACATCAAGTTGCTTCTGTTCTAATATATCTACAGCATCAGATACACTTCACTTGGTCATTGATTTACTTCAAAGTATTTAAGAAAAAGTGCATACTTATCccacaagaaaaaaatgattgtgCATTGGATTATGTACTGTGATCAAAACCAACCAATTCTATATCTAAATACTTCCCTCCTCCTGATTTATAGGCATGGTGGTCCACTTCCTACCAAGTTGCATCCTCAAGGAATTGTACAAGAGTTAATAACATTGCTTATCTTTCTCGGATATGTTGCTTTCGTTTACTACTAGTCTCTCTTTTCCTACATATACTGTCTAAAAAAACCCAAAGCACTAAGCATGCGTCATATGAAACTGAACCTTTCCCATAGTCGCAAGAGATTCAATGAACATGATCCACTGAGAAATATAGACCTGACACAAAGACACTTGTCTATAAATTTACTACCTCGGTTAACCTCTTTGATTTATTAAGAATCCTGCAACTTTGCATAGATCTAACAGATTTAAAACAGCTATCATACTCAACCATTGAAATCAATATAGCTTCCTAAAAGATGAATACATTTATCAGGTCACAAACAAAGATAAgctataataaatttatataatctcAACTTGCAAGGAAGACCAATCTTgaagacataaaaaaaaaaggaagccaTAATGatcaagaaatataaaaaacacaCATGACACCGCCTTTTAGACTAAAGGATAAAATACACTCTTTGCTCGAGCCCTGAAGCTAATGGTGAATCTGAGCATGTGTTGCTTTCAATCCAAACTACCTCAACTTTGCAATCAAAGGAACATGAACAAGCAAAAGAAAAGCAGCTACAAAGATCATGCATAAAGTTCAAAGAATCCAAAACAGGCTTTCCTTATTAGTTGACTTGTGAACTTCAAAACCATTGACCCAACAATGCAATGTACTAGCTAGCTCTTCACTAATTTTCAATGTAGTAAAAATTAGGGATCATCCCAAATTGGATCCGTATTGGAAGACACAATGCCTTCCTCTGCCTAAGTCACAGAAACCGAAAAACCTAAACTTTCACAGCACAAATCAGACCCACGATAACGTGACAGTATCATTTCTCCTTGAAACAATAAACGCACCTCCATAGCCACTAGTGACCAAGTATGACTAGAATCTCAAGAGACTAAGCAAGTCAATTTGATACAAGTATCTGTAGATTCTTATGTGAACATCACCTACTAAGATCAAAAGACATTGAAAGTTCAACTAAATCTAAACACGAAATCGACTGAGAAGAATTATATAATGGAGATTAAAAGGGAGGGAGAACAGAACTGGTGGTCTGAGAGAAGACGGCGAGACGAAGAGCCCAAATGTTGaagaaaccgaaccaaaccgcaGCTAACCTCAGCGAACCAACCACCATTAACCAATACCCTAACGCCTTCATCTCGTTTTCGCTTCACTTCCTTTGCTGCTTGCCGTGTCTTTGATCCTCAGATGtgcttctctctttcttctgttttattccctttttttaaaaatgttttttcattattttattttgaagaacaaacaaataatttatatctttTTAACACTAAACCATTCGAGAATTATAGAAGGTtgtaataaaaatctaaaaacactaaaccgtCGAGAGACAAGTCTCCTCTAGAGACAGTAGCCGGCAGCAATAGAGACAAAGACAAACGACATTACAAACAAGGATTAAGGATCCAGTAGAGAGCAAATCTAGATCAAACAAATAACTTATGCTTGTGTGGCTCTCTTTATCTATGCTCTCCTCTTGTATGCTTTGGTAAAAAtcttacatatttattatcTCATCATCTTCCAAAGAACCATAACACCGTTGTTTGCAAGATCACTAGACCAGTTATTTCCTTATGAAACATAATAGAAATATGAAGTAGCAGCCACTACTCTTCAAACATTCAGTGAGTTGAGTTCTCACTGAATTTGAAGTTACATTCTCTACACCATTATTAGTAATATCTGTCTGCGAGGCGAGAACTACATCATATATGTCAATATCTCGTGTTTTGCTTATGTATGAAAAATACATGGTTATAGATTTTTACTACATGCATACAATATAATGTTATGGTCAGTATAAGGAGTTCACGTTGTTCATGTAACACATGAGAGAAAAATGATAACACACCACAAGGACTTCTTGTTCTCTCGgtcattttgaaaaaataattttgaatcggAACTTTTCCACAGAAACTtatgaatttttgaaatttctaacgTGTTTACACTTCCGAGGAAACCGtccttttaaaaaatcacatcaAATAAGTCAGTCACACTTTTATTCGACTGCAAAGGTAAACTCCTCGTTCTTTTCTTAAACAAATTGctgagcttcttcttcttccatttttataatcattcagtatatttttaataatatatggaTTAAAGTAGTATAGTAGTAATTGTTTGGGGATTGGGCGAGAGATATGCGTGCACGTTTACGATTACACTAGATTCAATTAACTATTTATTGGTTAGATTAGTTTATTACTTTATGCTGAACGAGGATCGTGGATGATAGCTGGATTTTGCTcccttgttttcttctttcaaTATAGTAACATCTAGGGTTATAGACTCAGTCACTCAAGAGGACAAAGGCATTCTTTTGTTTATAACTGTGCTTCAACAGCAAACTACGTTTAACTATTAACTATTTTTGCTATGGTGTTTTATCCagtatttaatttgatttttgatttgcATTTGAGTTGAGCCTTGGATGAGTTGAGAGTTAACGAACGACATTGGTTTGGACGTTCATTGGTGCGGCCcataacaacaaaacaaacatataaaaaaagctATGTGACTGACACAAAAACGTGAGCTCCGCATAGAGGCCGAAAGATTCCCCCGATCAATGCACAAAGAGCCGCGAACGTACACGTAAGCCATTAAGGGtgctttcgtaaaattaaaagaagtggGGGC
Proteins encoded in this region:
- the LOC125596085 gene encoding ergosterol biosynthetic protein 28; translation: MKALGYWLMVVGSLRLAAVWFGFFNIWALRLAVFSQTTMSEVHGRTFGVWTLLTCTLCFLCAFNPENKPLYLATFLSFIYALGHFLTEYLFYHTMTVANLSTVAFFAGTSIVWMLWEWNSLEQPHSKLS